One Micromonospora sp. FIMYZ51 genomic window carries:
- a CDS encoding prenyltransferase/squalene oxidase repeat-containing protein, whose product MTAAAVSRQTGEGSAPAGADELLAFLDREPAGQVSNSVYETGRLVSDAPWLGGHGKRLAYLLARQGSDGSWGPPGGYALVPTASAVEALLAELVRGGPTGPAATSGPELPAAAVRGLAALAQRLAAGTAMPDTPAADLIVPALADRIGAHLRQLDGGYGPALPTVDRWRIDTVNALLATDRPMPSKLWHAYEVLGPAAARRADVAPIDGAVGASPAATAAWLGHRRTADPAARAYLDAVVARHGGPVPCCTPITTFERSWAVATLVRVGLPITPPPGLVAQLTAALGPTGAATGPGLPTDADTTSATLYALAGLGRPVDPVSLLHYDLGSHFCTWQGEDGQSVTTNAHVLEALGWHVRHTRDGAERYGTRVTGLAGWLRDSQQSDGRWTDRWHASPYYATCCAALALAGHAPADVADPAVDRATDWVLATQRDDGGWGRWSTTVEETAYAVQVLLGPGRPLRPQVRAAVARALEPLHTEPAEHPPLWHDKDLYAPLLIVRAAVLAARYLALAITDSTHGSGPIPRQQGADQGMITTA is encoded by the coding sequence GTGACCGCCGCGGCGGTCAGCAGGCAGACGGGGGAGGGATCGGCACCGGCCGGCGCGGACGAACTGCTCGCGTTCCTGGACCGGGAACCGGCCGGACAGGTGAGCAACTCGGTCTACGAGACCGGGCGACTCGTCTCCGACGCCCCGTGGCTCGGCGGACACGGCAAGCGGCTGGCGTACCTGCTCGCGCGGCAGGGCTCCGACGGCAGCTGGGGCCCGCCCGGCGGGTACGCGTTGGTGCCGACGGCGAGCGCGGTGGAGGCCCTGCTCGCCGAACTGGTCCGGGGCGGTCCGACCGGTCCGGCGGCAACCAGCGGTCCCGAGTTGCCGGCCGCCGCCGTTCGCGGCCTGGCCGCGCTGGCCCAGCGGCTCGCCGCCGGTACGGCCATGCCGGACACCCCGGCCGCCGACCTGATCGTGCCGGCGCTGGCCGACCGGATCGGCGCACATCTGCGGCAACTGGACGGCGGATACGGTCCGGCGCTGCCGACGGTGGACCGGTGGCGGATCGACACGGTGAACGCCCTGCTCGCCACGGACCGCCCGATGCCCAGCAAGCTCTGGCACGCCTACGAGGTGCTCGGGCCGGCCGCCGCCCGCCGCGCCGACGTCGCCCCGATCGACGGTGCGGTGGGTGCCTCCCCGGCCGCCACCGCGGCCTGGCTCGGTCACCGGCGGACCGCGGACCCTGCGGCGCGGGCGTATCTCGACGCCGTGGTGGCCCGGCACGGAGGTCCCGTGCCGTGCTGCACCCCGATCACGACCTTCGAGCGGTCCTGGGCCGTCGCCACGCTGGTCCGGGTTGGGCTGCCGATCACTCCGCCGCCGGGTCTGGTGGCGCAGTTGACCGCCGCGCTCGGGCCGACCGGTGCGGCGACCGGCCCTGGGCTGCCGACCGACGCCGACACCACCTCGGCCACCCTGTACGCGCTCGCCGGGCTGGGCCGCCCGGTGGATCCGGTCAGCCTGCTCCACTACGACCTCGGCAGCCACTTCTGCACCTGGCAGGGGGAGGACGGCCAGTCGGTCACCACGAACGCGCACGTGCTCGAGGCGCTGGGCTGGCACGTTCGGCACACCCGGGACGGTGCCGAGCGGTACGGCACCCGGGTGACCGGGCTCGCCGGTTGGCTGCGCGACAGCCAACAGTCCGACGGGCGGTGGACGGACCGGTGGCACGCCTCGCCGTACTACGCCACCTGTTGCGCAGCGCTGGCGCTTGCCGGTCACGCGCCGGCCGACGTGGCCGACCCGGCCGTCGACCGCGCGACGGACTGGGTGCTGGCCACCCAACGCGACGACGGCGGTTGGGGTCGCTGGTCGACCACCGTGGAGGAGACGGCGTACGCCGTGCAGGTGCTGCTCGGCCCGGGTCGTCCGCTCCGGCCGCAGGTGCGGGCGGCGGTCGCTCGGGCGCTGGAGCCGCTGCACACCGAGCCGGCCGAACACCCTCCACTGTGGCACGACAAGGATCTCTACGCACCGTTGCTGATCGTCCGGGCGGCGGTGCTCGCGGCGCGGTATCTGGCGCTCGCGATCACCGATTCGACCCACGGCAGCGGACCGATCCCACGCCAACAGGGGGCCGACCAGGGCATGATCACGACCGCTTGA
- a CDS encoding ATP/GTP-binding protein encodes MDYGHSERPAVALPTAIKILVAGGFGVGKTTMVGAVSETRPLRTEEVLTESGVGIDDLSGVEAKQTTTVAMDFGRITISDDLVLYLFGTPGQDRFWFVWDELALGAIGAVVLADTRRLADCFPSIDYFEGRGTPFLVAVNCFEGARTYRLDEVQAALNLDPEVPVLLCDARNRESAKEVLITLVEHAMKIRDARRRAD; translated from the coding sequence ATGGACTACGGGCACTCTGAGCGGCCGGCCGTCGCACTGCCCACGGCGATCAAGATTCTGGTCGCGGGCGGCTTCGGGGTGGGCAAGACCACAATGGTCGGTGCGGTGAGCGAGACCCGTCCGTTGCGCACCGAGGAGGTGCTCACCGAATCGGGCGTCGGCATCGACGACCTCTCCGGCGTCGAGGCGAAGCAGACCACCACCGTGGCGATGGACTTCGGTCGGATCACCATAAGTGACGATCTGGTGCTGTACCTGTTCGGTACCCCCGGGCAGGACCGGTTCTGGTTCGTCTGGGACGAGCTGGCGCTCGGCGCGATCGGTGCCGTGGTGCTGGCGGACACCCGCCGGCTGGCCGACTGTTTCCCCTCCATCGACTACTTCGAGGGACGGGGCACACCGTTCCTGGTCGCGGTCAACTGCTTCGAAGGCGCCCGCACGTACCGGCTCGACGAGGTGCAGGCCGCGCTGAATCTCGATCCCGAGGTGCCGGTGCTGCTCTGCGACGCCCGGAACCGGGAGTCGGCCAAGGAGGTGCTGATCACCCTGGTGGAGCACGCCATGAAGATCCGGGACGCCCGCCGCCGGGCCGACTGA
- a CDS encoding aconitate hydratase produces MKEYDVASLDTFGAKTQLRVGDASYEIFKISKVEGHERLPYSLKILLENLLRTEDGANITAEHIRQLGAWDPNADPNVEIQFTPARVLMQDFTGVPCVVDLATMREAVRELGGDPTKVNPLAPAELVIDHSVIADLFGREDAFERNVELEYARNKERYQFLRWGQSAFNEFKVVPPGTGIVHQVNIEYLARTVMERGGQAYPDTVVGTDSHTTMVNGLGVLGWGVGGIEAEAAMLGQPVSMLIPRVVGFKLAGEMPAGTTATDLVLTITEMLRKHGVVGKFVEFYGPGVSAVPLANRATIGNMSPEYGSTVAIFPIDAETVRYLELTGRDPQQVALVEAYAKEQGLWHDPDAEPEYSEHLELDLGTIEPSLAGPKRPQDRVPLGNAKTLFRAALTDYVAADETGGDPGRKPGVPQQEKPFGAAGPADEASAESFPASDPPANDVSDPADAPRDLVTAAVGAGGRATNPIRVTGTDGVEYELDHGAVVIAAITSCTNTSNPQVMIGAALLARNAVDKGLNRKPWVKTTLAPGSKVVMDYYERAGLTPYLEKLGFHLVGYGCTTCIGNSGPLPEEVSAAVNEADLAVVSVLSGNRNFEGRINPDVKMNYLASPPLVVAYALAGTMDIDLANEPIGEDSEGQPVFLRDIWPSTAEIQDVIASAIGATGFSAAYSDVFAGDERWQSLPTPTGDTFAWDGESTYVRKPPYFEGMAQQPAPVADIAGARVLAKLGDSVTTDHISPAGSIKADSPAGEYLAGHGVPRHEFNSYGSRRGNHEVMIRGTFANIRLRNQLVPGVEGGFTVNHLTGEQTSIYDAAMAYQDADIPLVILAGKEYGSGSSRDWAAKGTMLLGVKAVIAESYERIHRSNLIGMGVLPLQFPAGETADSLGLTGTETFTITGVTELNDGSTPRTVKVTTDGGVEFDAVVRIDTPGEADYYRHGGILQYVLRRMIAS; encoded by the coding sequence GTGAAGGAGTACGACGTGGCGAGCCTCGACACCTTCGGTGCGAAGACCCAGCTGCGCGTCGGAGACGCGAGCTACGAGATTTTCAAGATCAGCAAGGTGGAGGGCCACGAACGGCTCCCCTACAGCCTGAAGATTCTGCTGGAAAACCTGCTACGGACCGAGGACGGCGCGAACATCACCGCCGAGCACATCCGCCAGCTCGGCGCCTGGGACCCGAACGCGGACCCGAACGTCGAGATCCAGTTCACCCCGGCGCGGGTGCTGATGCAGGACTTCACCGGCGTACCGTGCGTGGTCGACCTGGCCACCATGCGGGAGGCCGTCCGGGAGCTCGGCGGCGACCCGACCAAGGTGAACCCGCTCGCCCCCGCCGAGCTGGTCATCGACCACTCCGTGATCGCCGACCTGTTCGGCCGCGAGGACGCCTTCGAGCGCAACGTCGAGCTGGAGTACGCGCGCAACAAGGAGCGCTACCAGTTCCTGCGCTGGGGCCAGAGCGCCTTCAACGAGTTCAAGGTCGTCCCGCCCGGCACCGGCATCGTGCACCAGGTCAACATCGAGTACCTGGCCCGCACCGTGATGGAGCGCGGTGGCCAGGCGTACCCGGACACCGTCGTCGGCACCGACTCGCACACCACCATGGTCAACGGCCTGGGCGTGCTGGGTTGGGGCGTCGGTGGCATCGAGGCCGAGGCGGCGATGCTGGGCCAGCCGGTGAGCATGCTGATCCCGCGGGTGGTGGGCTTCAAGCTCGCCGGTGAGATGCCGGCCGGCACCACCGCCACCGACCTGGTGCTCACCATCACCGAGATGCTGCGCAAGCACGGTGTGGTCGGCAAGTTCGTGGAGTTCTACGGCCCCGGCGTGAGCGCGGTGCCGCTGGCCAACCGGGCCACCATCGGCAACATGTCCCCGGAGTACGGCTCCACCGTGGCGATCTTCCCGATCGACGCGGAGACCGTCCGCTACCTGGAGCTGACCGGCCGCGACCCGCAGCAGGTCGCGCTGGTCGAGGCGTACGCCAAGGAGCAGGGGCTCTGGCACGACCCGGACGCCGAGCCGGAGTACTCCGAGCACCTGGAGCTCGACCTGGGCACCATCGAGCCCTCCCTCGCCGGGCCGAAGCGCCCGCAGGACCGGGTGCCGCTGGGCAACGCCAAGACCCTGTTCCGGGCCGCGCTCACCGACTACGTCGCCGCCGACGAGACCGGTGGCGACCCGGGCCGCAAGCCCGGCGTACCGCAGCAGGAGAAGCCGTTCGGCGCGGCCGGACCGGCCGACGAGGCCAGCGCGGAGTCGTTCCCGGCCAGCGACCCGCCGGCAAACGACGTGAGCGACCCGGCCGACGCCCCGCGTGACCTGGTGACCGCGGCGGTCGGTGCCGGTGGGCGGGCCACCAACCCGATCCGGGTCACCGGCACCGACGGGGTCGAGTACGAACTGGACCACGGCGCGGTGGTGATCGCCGCCATCACCTCCTGCACCAACACCTCAAACCCGCAGGTGATGATCGGTGCGGCGCTGCTCGCCCGCAACGCGGTGGACAAGGGCCTGAACCGCAAGCCGTGGGTGAAGACCACCCTCGCGCCGGGTTCCAAGGTCGTCATGGACTACTACGAGCGCGCCGGCCTGACGCCGTACCTGGAGAAGCTCGGCTTCCACCTGGTCGGCTACGGCTGCACCACCTGCATCGGCAACTCCGGCCCGCTGCCCGAGGAGGTCTCGGCCGCGGTGAACGAGGCCGACCTCGCCGTCGTGTCGGTGCTCTCCGGCAACCGCAACTTCGAGGGCCGGATCAACCCGGACGTGAAGATGAACTACCTGGCGTCGCCGCCGCTGGTGGTCGCGTACGCCCTCGCCGGCACGATGGACATCGACCTGGCCAACGAGCCGATCGGCGAGGACAGCGAGGGCCAGCCGGTCTTCCTGCGCGACATCTGGCCGAGCACCGCCGAGATCCAGGACGTCATCGCCTCGGCGATCGGCGCCACCGGTTTCAGCGCCGCGTACTCGGACGTCTTCGCCGGTGACGAGCGCTGGCAGTCGCTGCCGACGCCGACCGGCGACACCTTCGCCTGGGACGGCGAGTCCACCTACGTCCGTAAGCCCCCGTACTTCGAGGGCATGGCGCAGCAGCCGGCACCGGTGGCCGACATCGCCGGTGCCCGGGTGCTCGCCAAGCTGGGCGACTCGGTGACCACCGACCACATCTCCCCGGCCGGTTCCATCAAGGCCGACTCCCCGGCCGGCGAGTACCTCGCCGGGCACGGCGTGCCGCGGCACGAGTTCAACTCGTACGGGTCGCGCCGGGGCAACCACGAGGTCATGATCCGCGGCACGTTCGCCAACATCCGGCTGCGCAACCAGCTGGTCCCGGGCGTGGAGGGCGGCTTCACCGTCAACCACCTCACCGGCGAGCAGACCTCGATCTACGACGCCGCCATGGCCTACCAGGACGCCGACATCCCGCTGGTCATCCTGGCCGGCAAGGAGTACGGCTCCGGCTCGTCGCGGGACTGGGCGGCCAAGGGCACCATGCTGCTCGGGGTCAAGGCGGTGATCGCCGAGTCGTACGAGCGGATCCACCGCTCCAACCTGATCGGCATGGGCGTGCTGCCGTTGCAGTTCCCGGCCGGCGAGACCGCCGACTCGCTGGGGCTGACCGGCACCGAGACGTTCACCATCACCGGGGTCACCGAGCTCAACGACGGCTCGACCCCGCGTACGGTGAAGGTCACCACCGACGGCGGGGTGGAGTTCGACGCGGTGGTCCGCATCGACACCCCCGGTGAGGCGGACTACTACCGGCACGGCGGCATCCTGCAGTACGTGCTGCGGCGCATGATCGCCAGCTGA
- a CDS encoding terpene synthase family protein translates to MMVAAEQGRICALVAQGQRDLAKVAASHPDLFPDKPFDAALFGNVAMAIAFGAPWCDPAQLRITNRAVLWGFAVDWLIDHEARSRDEIDRLTTRCLAVADGAPPESDDALGIFLAELRDELATVPAFAAYRDRLREEIRKVLAAMAREWDWKQNAGTLPDFAQYLDNAANLACTVVNVVHWIHTDDPATLAQLDALLAASDQVQRILRLVNDLGTYERDRRWGDLNALMLVSRAEVEQRIAELVTEAGTMLEPLRDSCPVQADYLARQIGFSSGFYRSTDFWGVS, encoded by the coding sequence ATGATGGTGGCCGCCGAGCAGGGGCGGATCTGCGCCCTGGTCGCCCAGGGGCAGCGTGACCTGGCAAAAGTCGCCGCGTCCCATCCGGACCTGTTCCCCGACAAGCCGTTCGACGCGGCGCTCTTCGGCAACGTGGCGATGGCCATCGCCTTCGGTGCCCCCTGGTGTGATCCGGCTCAGCTACGGATCACCAACCGCGCGGTGCTCTGGGGGTTCGCCGTCGACTGGCTGATCGACCACGAGGCGCGATCGCGCGACGAGATCGACCGCCTGACCACACGCTGCCTCGCCGTGGCCGACGGCGCGCCGCCGGAGAGCGACGACGCCCTCGGTATCTTCCTCGCCGAGTTGCGTGACGAACTCGCGACCGTGCCGGCCTTCGCCGCGTACCGGGACCGGTTGCGGGAAGAGATCCGCAAGGTACTCGCCGCGATGGCCCGGGAATGGGACTGGAAACAGAACGCCGGCACGTTACCCGACTTCGCGCAGTACCTGGACAACGCCGCAAACCTGGCCTGCACCGTGGTGAACGTCGTGCACTGGATCCACACCGACGACCCCGCGACACTGGCGCAGCTGGACGCGCTGCTGGCCGCGAGTGATCAGGTGCAACGGATCCTTCGACTCGTCAACGACCTCGGCACGTACGAACGCGACAGGCGCTGGGGAGACCTCAACGCGCTGATGCTGGTGTCCCGGGCCGAGGTCGAGCAGCGGATCGCCGAGCTGGTCACCGAGGCCGGCACGATGCTTGAGCCGCTGCGGGACAGCTGTCCGGTGCAGGCGGACTACCTGGCCCGACAGATCGGGTTCAGCAGTGGTTTCTACCGGTCCACCGATTTCTGGGGCGTGTCGTGA
- a CDS encoding cytochrome P450, with translation MPLRHVVPSLIREPARALVGFGERSGGEVVRLNLGSFRPYLITHPEHLQRVLREKADNYVRAGDGLQWRPLKRLFGEGILSDGEHWTNSRHILQPLFTARRIDGLVDRLAVAIEEAIDELEEPARTGQPVDMGTVQAQIVCSAIMRVFFADKITVPDAMRIMEAQDAIAWSVMPRIIVPWAPTAAPMPGDRAFRRAVQLIDDLLLPTIRAARDTARDGDDDIISTLWRGRTEDGGQLDERQVRNDTVAMVATTTETTISVLTWLWPHLDRDPAIATRLFEELDRVVGDQPVRHQHLRELRYTRQVLDELLRLYPIGWLFPRMAVEEDVIGGVRVPAGATLVVSPLITQRMSMFWDRPEVFDPDRFSPELVRSRPRYAHFPFGGGPHQCLGMHLFYLEATLIVATLLSRFRFRLQRPSLPGIKVAAALRPLERVEATLHRLPGAAA, from the coding sequence ATACCTCTGCGGCATGTGGTGCCGAGCCTGATCCGCGAACCGGCACGGGCCCTGGTCGGATTCGGCGAGCGATCCGGCGGGGAGGTGGTCCGGCTGAACCTCGGCTCGTTCCGCCCCTACCTCATCACCCATCCCGAGCATCTTCAGCGCGTGCTCCGCGAAAAGGCCGACAACTATGTCCGGGCCGGCGACGGTCTACAGTGGCGACCCCTGAAGCGGCTCTTCGGTGAGGGCATCCTCAGCGACGGCGAGCACTGGACGAACAGCCGACACATCCTCCAGCCGCTGTTCACGGCCCGACGCATCGACGGCCTGGTCGACCGCCTCGCCGTGGCGATCGAGGAGGCCATCGACGAGTTGGAGGAGCCGGCGCGGACCGGCCAGCCGGTGGACATGGGCACGGTGCAGGCCCAGATCGTCTGTTCGGCGATCATGCGGGTCTTCTTCGCCGACAAGATCACCGTGCCGGACGCGATGCGGATCATGGAGGCGCAGGACGCCATCGCCTGGTCGGTGATGCCCCGGATCATCGTGCCGTGGGCGCCGACGGCCGCCCCGATGCCCGGCGACCGGGCGTTCCGGCGCGCCGTGCAGCTCATCGACGACCTGCTGTTGCCGACGATCCGGGCGGCCCGCGACACCGCTCGCGACGGCGACGACGACATCATCTCCACGCTGTGGCGCGGGCGCACCGAGGACGGCGGCCAGCTGGACGAGCGCCAGGTCCGCAACGACACGGTGGCGATGGTCGCCACCACCACCGAAACCACGATCAGCGTGCTCACCTGGCTCTGGCCGCACCTCGACCGCGACCCGGCGATCGCCACCCGGCTGTTCGAAGAACTCGACCGGGTGGTCGGCGACCAGCCCGTACGCCACCAGCACCTGCGCGAGCTGCGCTACACCCGGCAGGTGCTCGACGAACTGCTGCGGCTCTACCCGATCGGCTGGCTCTTCCCCCGGATGGCGGTCGAAGAGGACGTCATCGGCGGAGTGCGCGTCCCGGCCGGCGCCACCCTGGTGGTCAGCCCGCTGATCACCCAGCGCATGTCGATGTTCTGGGACCGGCCCGAGGTTTTCGACCCCGACCGGTTCAGCCCGGAGCTGGTCCGCAGCCGCCCCCGGTACGCGCACTTCCCGTTCGGCGGTGGCCCGCACCAGTGCCTCGGGATGCACCTGTTCTACCTGGAAGCGACGCTGATCGTGGCCACCCTGCTGAGCCGGTTCCGGTTCCGGCTGCAACGACCGAGCCTGCCCGGCATCAAGGTGGCGGCGGCGTTGCGCCCACTCGAGCGGGTCGAGGCGACCCTGCACCGGCTGCCGGGTGCCGCCGCGTGA
- a CDS encoding nitrate- and nitrite sensing domain-containing protein, translated as MGSRSSNLRTKVVALLASLVALWSFTAWVTVREGVNLIGVQALDVRVFDPTEPLLLQLQLERRSSLVYLGRPDEALRGELAQLRQRTDQLAAEFAESVDNWQVSLLGSKDLHESITLLQRGLDELAETRTAVDERNIGRSEAGVAFTELIEAIYQVYDELGNLDDDEVAENTAQLIRLNRARELLSQGDAMLAGVLAAGRITAAERAEFTRVVGARQFVAEQAVVRLPDADQQRYAQMIAGPNFQRLAALENEIMVESDSSRPPFTSQDWAEATGPALIEIGDVVLAGGDEIVKSATPVAIGVIVRLVLAAGLGLLAVIASVVVSITTARALVQQLQRLRDAAFQLANERLPDVVDRLGRGEQVDVAKEAPPLQFGDDEIGQVGKAFNVVQETAVRTAVEQAELRRAVRDVFLSLARRTQALVHRQLTLLDAMERREHDAEELEDLFRVDHLATRMRRNAENLIVLSGSTPGRAWRRSVPMVDVIRGAVGEVEDYTRVQVLPISGVSLAGRAVGDVIHLLAELIENGLSFSPPHTTVEVRGQLVANGFAIEIEDRGLGMTEDDLAAANHRIVDRSELNLADASRLGLYVVSRLTDRHGVRVRLKESAYGGTTAVVLIPSDLIITEGAEPGAPAGARTENVASGPAPAGRVERSGAPVALAAPAGPPAPRPAEADSGTGAGAERGTDAPTEVHLADDSGAGLPTRSRRRPGHSALDGPTIPIALPVTSTPRGEGVPRPPHRPGATGEPADAVPAPGAALPNPGATATGTPPANSTASGVPLPGTEAATEPGGAAGAAAESDRTESGLPVRIRQASLAPALRAEPDSPEESEDVIREPEQVRRMMSSYQTGTRRGRSDAARLLDGGGGSADEGESDGAGQQAT; from the coding sequence ATGGGTTCCCGCAGTTCGAATCTGCGTACCAAGGTCGTGGCTCTGCTGGCATCGCTGGTGGCGCTCTGGAGCTTCACCGCATGGGTCACCGTCCGAGAGGGAGTCAACCTGATCGGCGTGCAGGCGCTCGACGTGCGGGTGTTCGACCCCACCGAGCCACTGCTGCTTCAGCTCCAGTTGGAACGGCGCAGCTCGCTTGTCTACCTTGGTCGACCGGACGAGGCCCTGCGTGGCGAGCTGGCGCAGCTGCGTCAGCGTACCGACCAGCTGGCCGCGGAGTTCGCCGAGTCGGTCGACAACTGGCAGGTGAGCCTGCTCGGCAGCAAGGATCTACACGAGAGCATCACGCTGCTCCAGCGCGGGCTGGACGAGCTGGCGGAAACGCGGACCGCAGTGGACGAACGCAACATCGGCCGCAGCGAGGCCGGGGTGGCGTTCACCGAACTCATCGAGGCGATCTACCAGGTCTACGACGAGCTCGGCAACCTCGACGACGACGAGGTCGCCGAGAACACCGCCCAGCTGATCCGGCTCAACCGGGCCCGGGAGCTGCTGTCCCAGGGCGACGCCATGCTCGCCGGTGTGCTGGCCGCCGGCCGGATCACCGCCGCCGAGCGGGCGGAGTTCACCCGGGTCGTGGGCGCTCGTCAGTTCGTCGCCGAGCAGGCGGTCGTCCGGCTGCCCGATGCCGACCAGCAGCGCTACGCACAGATGATCGCGGGTCCGAACTTCCAGCGCCTGGCCGCGCTGGAAAACGAGATCATGGTGGAGTCGGACTCCTCCCGGCCGCCCTTCACCAGCCAGGACTGGGCCGAGGCCACGGGTCCGGCGCTTATCGAGATCGGCGATGTGGTGCTGGCCGGTGGCGACGAGATCGTCAAGAGCGCCACCCCGGTCGCGATCGGGGTCATCGTCCGACTGGTGCTCGCCGCCGGTCTCGGCCTGCTCGCGGTCATCGCCTCGGTGGTCGTCTCGATCACCACCGCGCGGGCCCTGGTCCAGCAGTTGCAGCGGCTGCGTGACGCCGCCTTCCAACTCGCCAACGAGCGACTGCCGGACGTGGTGGACCGGCTCGGGCGCGGCGAACAGGTGGACGTCGCCAAGGAAGCGCCGCCGCTCCAGTTCGGTGACGACGAGATCGGCCAGGTGGGTAAGGCCTTCAACGTCGTGCAGGAAACCGCCGTACGGACCGCGGTGGAGCAGGCCGAGCTGCGTCGCGCCGTCCGGGACGTGTTCCTCAGCCTGGCCCGGCGTACCCAGGCCCTGGTGCATCGCCAACTGACCCTGCTGGACGCGATGGAGCGGCGGGAACACGACGCGGAGGAGCTGGAGGATCTGTTCCGCGTCGACCACCTGGCCACCCGGATGCGGCGCAACGCCGAGAACCTGATCGTGCTCTCCGGCTCGACCCCGGGCCGGGCCTGGCGGCGCAGCGTGCCGATGGTGGACGTGATCCGTGGCGCGGTCGGCGAGGTCGAGGACTACACCCGCGTCCAGGTGCTCCCGATCAGCGGCGTGTCGCTGGCCGGGCGAGCGGTCGGCGACGTGATCCACCTGCTCGCCGAGCTGATCGAGAACGGGCTGTCCTTCTCCCCGCCGCACACCACGGTGGAGGTGCGCGGGCAACTGGTCGCCAACGGTTTCGCCATCGAGATCGAGGACCGCGGCCTGGGGATGACCGAGGACGATCTCGCCGCGGCCAACCACCGCATCGTGGACCGCAGCGAGCTGAACCTCGCCGACGCGTCCCGGTTGGGCCTGTACGTGGTGAGCCGGCTTACCGACCGGCACGGGGTGCGGGTACGGCTCAAGGAGTCCGCGTACGGCGGCACCACCGCCGTCGTTCTGATCCCGAGTGACCTGATCATCACGGAGGGTGCCGAGCCGGGTGCTCCGGCCGGTGCCCGGACCGAGAACGTGGCAAGCGGCCCGGCCCCGGCCGGTCGCGTCGAACGATCGGGTGCCCCGGTCGCCCTCGCCGCACCGGCGGGTCCGCCCGCACCCCGCCCAGCCGAGGCCGACTCCGGCACGGGAGCCGGGGCCGAGCGCGGTACCGACGCACCGACCGAGGTTCACCTCGCCGACGACTCCGGCGCTGGGCTGCCGACCCGGTCCCGGCGTCGACCCGGTCACTCCGCTCTGGACGGACCGACCATCCCGATCGCGCTGCCGGTCACCTCGACGCCGCGCGGCGAGGGCGTACCGCGCCCGCCGCACCGACCGGGCGCGACCGGCGAGCCGGCCGACGCGGTGCCTGCGCCGGGCGCTGCGCTGCCGAACCCCGGGGCGACCGCGACCGGTACGCCACCGGCGAACAGTACGGCGAGTGGTGTTCCGCTGCCGGGTACCGAGGCGGCGACCGAGCCGGGCGGTGCCGCCGGTGCGGCGGCGGAGTCGGACCGCACCGAGTCGGGCCTACCGGTCCGGATCCGCCAGGCCAGCCTGGCACCGGCGCTGCGCGCCGAGCCGGACAGCCCGGAGGAGAGCGAGGACGTGATCCGCGAACCCGAGCAGGTGCGGCGCATGATGAGTTCGTACCAGACGGGCACCCGGCGCGGACGCTCCGACGCCGCCCGGTTGCTCGACGGTGGCGGTGGGTCGGCTGACGAGGGCGAGTCCGACGGCGCTGGCCAACAGGCGACCTGA
- a CDS encoding DUF742 domain-containing protein, with amino-acid sequence MTVQGESAEHQWVDDHAGPVVRPYAVTGGRARPVTGTFDLISLVTATRKDVSPEIGLGPEHLAIVGLCQRMQSVAEIAAHLDLPVGTVRVLLGDLVARNLVRIREPQSTVGVPDHSIFEAVINGLRAL; translated from the coding sequence ATGACGGTGCAGGGAGAATCTGCCGAACATCAGTGGGTTGACGACCATGCTGGTCCGGTGGTCCGTCCGTACGCGGTGACCGGCGGCCGGGCCCGCCCGGTCACCGGCACGTTCGACCTGATCTCCCTGGTGACGGCGACCCGTAAGGACGTGTCTCCGGAGATCGGTCTCGGCCCGGAGCATCTGGCGATCGTCGGACTGTGCCAGCGGATGCAGTCCGTCGCCGAGATCGCGGCACATCTGGACCTGCCGGTAGGCACCGTGCGGGTCCTGCTCGGTGACCTGGTGGCACGCAACCTGGTACGGATCCGGGAGCCGCAGAGCACCGTCGGCGTTCCCGACCACAGCATCTTCGAGGCGGTTATCAATGGACTACGGGCACTCTGA
- a CDS encoding roadblock/LC7 domain-containing protein: MAQKTASSADLTWLLDDLVGRVKQAEHAVALSADGLLMASSQGLSRDDGEHLAAMAAGIQSLARGAGKRFGGGQVQQTIIEMQSSFLFVTAAGRNACLAVLASEDADVGLIAYEMAMLVTRVGKYVASPSRSAEQTNGEK, from the coding sequence GTGGCGCAGAAGACGGCTTCGAGTGCCGACCTGACGTGGTTGCTGGACGATCTGGTCGGCCGGGTCAAGCAGGCCGAGCACGCGGTCGCGCTGTCCGCCGACGGCCTGCTGATGGCCTCCTCGCAGGGGCTCAGCCGCGACGACGGCGAGCACCTGGCGGCGATGGCGGCCGGCATCCAGAGCCTGGCCCGGGGCGCGGGCAAGCGGTTCGGTGGCGGGCAGGTGCAGCAGACAATCATCGAGATGCAGTCGTCCTTCTTGTTCGTCACAGCCGCCGGTCGCAACGCCTGTCTCGCGGTGCTGGCGAGCGAGGACGCCGACGTGGGGCTGATCGCTTACGAAATGGCCATGCTGGTGACCCGGGTCGGCAAGTACGTTGCCTCGCCGTCTCGGTCAGCCGAGCAAACAAACGGGGAGAAGTAG